From Spirosoma agri, one genomic window encodes:
- a CDS encoding rhodanese-like domain-containing protein: protein MKQLWLFFYATLATSLTGSAQTNSRAYKTMLEAMYKKSVPFVSVTELKKMPETVLLDTRSKAEFDVSHLPNAHWVGYDDFELKRVQAIPKTANVVLYCSVGYRSERVGEKLLAAGYQHVHNLYGSLFEWVNEGNPVVDNQGKPTQRVHAYSRLWGVWLQRGEKVYE, encoded by the coding sequence ATGAAACAACTATGGCTTTTTTTCTATGCGACACTAGCAACGTCTCTTACTGGTTCAGCGCAGACGAACAGCCGGGCCTATAAAACCATGCTGGAGGCCATGTATAAAAAATCAGTCCCTTTTGTGAGCGTGACCGAGTTGAAGAAAATGCCCGAAACGGTGCTGTTGGATACGCGAAGTAAGGCGGAATTTGATGTGAGCCACTTGCCAAATGCGCATTGGGTTGGCTATGACGACTTCGAATTGAAGCGGGTACAGGCTATTCCTAAAACGGCGAATGTGGTGCTGTACTGCTCGGTTGGCTACCGGAGCGAACGCGTAGGGGAGAAGTTACTGGCGGCTGGCTATCAGCATGTGCATAACCTGTATGGTAGCCTGTTTGAGTGGGTTAACGAGGGAAACCCGGTCGTAGACAATCAGGGGAAGCCTACGCAGCGCGTTCATGCCTATTCGCGACTGTGGGGTGTCTGGCTGCAACGCGGAGAAAAAG
- a CDS encoding MerR family transcriptional regulator translates to MSSYSIKDLEQLSGIKAHTLRIWEQRYSIISPKRTDTNIRTYDDQDLKLVLNISLLKDHGYKISEISKLSIEDMFREVIKISDRQLSYPDQIHALTISMIDLDEERFEKIISTNILQFGFENTMIHIIYPFLSRIGTLWVTGSVGPAQEHFISSLIRQKIIVAIDSQPNKQGPTGKKYMLFLPEGELHEISLLFSNYIIRARSNKVIYLGQSLPFSELVFAYNVHKPDYLLTAITSVPANHEVQPFVNRLVKTFPDAHLLMTGYQVVGQDIDIPENATIINQIENLMRIATT, encoded by the coding sequence ATGAGTAGTTATTCCATCAAGGATTTAGAGCAACTTTCGGGCATTAAGGCCCATACGTTGCGAATCTGGGAACAGCGCTACAGTATCATTTCTCCCAAACGGACGGATACCAATATTCGCACGTACGACGATCAGGATCTTAAGTTAGTGCTGAACATCTCTCTGCTGAAAGATCATGGGTATAAGATCTCTGAAATCTCGAAACTGTCTATCGAGGATATGTTTCGTGAAGTGATCAAGATATCGGATCGGCAACTCAGTTATCCGGACCAGATTCATGCGCTCACGATTTCGATGATCGATCTGGACGAAGAACGTTTCGAGAAAATCATCAGCACCAACATCCTTCAGTTCGGTTTCGAAAACACGATGATTCATATCATCTATCCCTTTCTGAGTCGAATTGGTACGCTTTGGGTAACAGGCTCGGTTGGCCCGGCGCAGGAACATTTTATCTCGAGCCTGATCCGGCAGAAAATAATCGTTGCCATTGATAGTCAGCCAAATAAGCAGGGCCCTACTGGCAAGAAGTACATGCTGTTTTTGCCGGAAGGTGAGCTTCATGAAATCAGCCTGCTCTTTAGCAACTACATTATTCGGGCTCGCTCAAATAAAGTTATTTATCTGGGGCAAAGCCTACCGTTCAGCGAGTTGGTCTTTGCTTACAACGTTCATAAACCCGACTATCTGCTTACGGCGATCACGTCCGTACCTGCCAATCACGAAGTTCAGCCATTTGTCAACCGGCTCGTTAAAACGTTTCCCGATGCGCACCTGCTGATGACTGGTTATCAGGTGGTAGGGCAGGATATCGATATTCCCGAAAATGCGACGATCATCAATCAAATCGAGAACCTGATGCGAATTGCCACCACATAG
- a CDS encoding superoxide dismutase, with amino-acid sequence MAFVLDPLPYPSDSLEPNIDKQTMEIHHDKHHNAYVTNLNNAIAGTELENKSIEELLQNVSQAPVAVRNNGGGHYNHTLFWNTISGSGGGHPTGELAEAITTKFGSLDAFKEEFTKAATTRFGSGWAWLIVTPEGELAVTSTPNQDNPLMDIADVKGFPIIGLDVWEHAYYLKYQNRRPEYIAAYFNVVDWNAAEKRFQQGKQA; translated from the coding sequence ATGGCTTTTGTATTAGACCCACTACCTTACCCCAGCGACTCGCTCGAGCCAAATATCGATAAGCAGACCATGGAAATTCACCATGATAAGCACCACAATGCCTACGTTACAAATCTGAACAACGCCATTGCGGGAACAGAGCTGGAAAATAAATCAATTGAAGAATTGCTCCAAAACGTTAGTCAGGCTCCCGTAGCCGTTCGCAACAACGGGGGCGGTCATTATAACCACACGCTATTCTGGAACACGATCTCCGGCAGTGGTGGCGGTCATCCTACCGGCGAACTAGCCGAAGCAATCACAACGAAATTCGGGTCACTTGACGCGTTCAAAGAAGAATTTACGAAAGCCGCTACGACCCGCTTCGGTTCAGGCTGGGCATGGCTTATTGTGACGCCAGAAGGCGAATTAGCCGTCACGTCAACCCCTAATCAGGATAACCCACTGATGGATATTGCTGACGTAAAGGGCTTCCCAATTATTGGCCTCGACGTATGGGAACATGCCTATTATCTAAAGTACCAGAACCGTCGCCCCGAATACATTGCGGCCTACTTTAACGTAGTGGACTGGAATGCTGCTGAAAAACGTTTCCAGCAGGGCAAACAGGCATAG
- a CDS encoding carotenoid biosynthesis protein: protein MSVTIPVAVRYHSTVRTVLVLSYMAGIVGLQSPSLAVYFRPLSPVILFFSLLVLLLYHTDWQPAFYVYLILTLVTGYFVEVLGVHTGFVFGHYAYGEGLGPSVWSVPPIIAVNWLLLTYGCGSVCSHLTIPVWLKVLAAATLMVVLDLFIEPVAVQLDFWTWFNKPVPLQNYLGWWLISIVLFTIWYALPFDKENRLAKWLVILQFVFFLSQSLFMFL from the coding sequence ATGTCCGTAACCATTCCCGTAGCCGTCCGATACCATTCTACCGTGCGCACGGTTCTCGTTTTGAGCTACATGGCTGGAATCGTCGGCCTGCAATCGCCTTCCCTGGCGGTCTATTTCAGACCGTTAAGCCCAGTTATTCTTTTTTTCTCTTTATTGGTCCTGTTACTCTATCATACTGACTGGCAACCCGCTTTTTACGTGTACCTGATCCTAACGCTCGTAACCGGCTATTTCGTTGAAGTGCTGGGCGTCCATACAGGATTTGTTTTTGGCCATTATGCCTACGGTGAAGGTCTCGGTCCTAGCGTGTGGTCCGTTCCACCAATTATTGCCGTCAATTGGCTCCTTCTGACATACGGCTGCGGTTCCGTGTGTAGTCATCTTACCATTCCGGTATGGCTTAAAGTACTGGCAGCCGCCACGCTGATGGTGGTGCTGGATCTATTCATTGAGCCGGTAGCCGTTCAACTGGACTTCTGGACCTGGTTTAATAAACCCGTTCCTTTACAAAATTACCTGGGCTGGTGGCTCATCTCGATCGTGTTATTCACGATCTGGTATGCTTTACCCTTTGACAAGGAAAACCGGCTGGCAAAGTGGTTGGTAATACTCCAATTCGTCTTCTTCCTCAGTCAATCTTTGTTCATGTTTTTATAG
- a CDS encoding glycoside hydrolase family 3 N-terminal domain-containing protein codes for MRNNIIRPILLIGLLSVSLFTAFGLTKPGRNLWIRLAPSGHAHKAKTKRVVAPVARVYPHARPVEVFTMSDSGQHWVDSVFHTLTPEQKIGQFFMVATFSNRHDNHYQYIDHLIQTNHIGGLIFFQGGPYRQAVLTNRYQASSKVPLLIGIDGEWGLGMRLDSAMGFPKQMALGAIRNNELIYRMGAEIGRQCQRLGIHINFAPVSDINSNPANPVIGVRSFGESKENVAFKASAYMRGLQQEHVIATAKHFPGHGDTNADSHHTLPTVSRSSEQMREIDLYPFRKLIADSLMGVVTGHLHVPVMDNTPALAATLSEKIVTELLKNELGFRGLVFTDALNMGGISRSPKAMDVNLRALMAGNDILLYPENVREAAQNIQNAVQQGVISQEFIDEKVKKILRAKFWAGLNKYKPINLAGLSAELNSPEAQLLKQELCEQSVTIATNRENLLPIGRLDTVRLASIAIGADVDNDFQKTLSQYAPFQTLVYPNKLVSETELNDALAQVSTANTVVVSFHKMSESAVRKFGITKTSFDLVTRLKQRGAKVIVTVFGSPYSLTQFSDADALVCAYQEMDEMQRVVPQIIFGALGSRGMLPISTGDLKVGLGEMLNPEGRLSAGSPESVGMKSATLAKIDAIAQSAVRDRVVPGCEILVARKGKVVYSKNFGALTYSPGAEKVTDETLYDLASLTKVLATLQSVMVLYDRKQIDLSQKASFYLPELRGTNKQNIVIQDLLWHQSGMVSFYPTTWDRTRTPGGGLKADYYSATHDTLHTLQIAPTLWATPALKDSVWKWVIQSPMSRKMDESGKPAYVYSDLNFLTLQKIVERVSKQSLDVFVTENVYKPLGLHQLGFTPLQRLKNPHCAPTEQDTYYRNQLLVGTVHDQMAAVQGGISGHAGLFGNAHDIATLLQMNLQKGAYGGERIFQPMTVPYFTQTLSNRSHRSLGWDKPNPESSSSVYLAEQASARSFGHTGFTGNMVWVDPDQELVFVFLSNRIYPTAGNNTINTTKLRRRIHELIYSAVQ; via the coding sequence ATGCGGAACAACATTATACGGCCGATTCTGCTCATCGGTCTGCTGTCCGTCAGTTTATTTACGGCGTTTGGCTTAACGAAGCCAGGGCGTAATTTATGGATCCGGCTTGCTCCGTCGGGGCATGCTCATAAGGCAAAAACCAAACGGGTAGTAGCCCCTGTTGCCCGAGTGTATCCGCATGCGAGACCCGTTGAGGTTTTCACGATGTCGGATAGCGGCCAGCACTGGGTCGACAGCGTTTTTCACACGCTTACACCCGAGCAGAAAATAGGACAGTTCTTCATGGTGGCCACCTTTTCCAATCGCCACGATAATCATTATCAGTACATTGATCACCTCATCCAGACGAATCATATTGGCGGTCTGATCTTTTTTCAGGGCGGCCCCTATCGGCAGGCCGTACTGACGAACCGATATCAGGCATCATCAAAAGTACCGTTGCTTATCGGAATTGATGGCGAATGGGGACTCGGCATGCGGTTAGACAGTGCTATGGGCTTTCCCAAACAGATGGCCCTGGGTGCTATTCGCAACAACGAACTGATCTACCGAATGGGTGCCGAAATTGGCCGTCAGTGTCAGCGGCTGGGTATCCACATCAATTTTGCGCCCGTCTCCGACATTAACAGCAACCCGGCAAATCCGGTCATTGGCGTTCGTTCATTCGGGGAATCGAAAGAAAATGTGGCATTCAAGGCATCAGCTTACATGCGTGGTTTGCAGCAGGAACACGTCATTGCTACCGCCAAACACTTTCCTGGTCACGGTGATACCAATGCCGATTCGCACCACACGCTGCCAACCGTCAGCCGGTCGTCGGAGCAGATGCGTGAAATCGATCTCTATCCGTTTCGTAAACTTATTGCCGATAGCCTGATGGGTGTTGTTACCGGTCACCTGCACGTACCGGTAATGGATAATACGCCCGCCCTGGCCGCTACGTTATCCGAAAAAATCGTCACGGAATTGCTGAAAAATGAGTTGGGTTTCCGGGGCTTGGTGTTTACCGATGCGCTGAATATGGGGGGTATTAGCCGTTCGCCCAAAGCCATGGACGTTAACCTCCGGGCCCTGATGGCCGGCAATGATATTCTGCTTTATCCGGAAAACGTACGGGAAGCGGCCCAGAACATTCAGAATGCAGTTCAGCAGGGCGTTATATCGCAGGAGTTCATCGACGAAAAGGTCAAAAAAATTCTTCGTGCCAAATTCTGGGCGGGCCTGAACAAGTACAAACCCATCAATCTGGCGGGCTTATCCGCTGAACTGAATTCGCCGGAAGCACAATTGCTGAAACAGGAACTCTGCGAACAGTCGGTCACCATTGCGACCAACCGCGAGAATTTACTGCCAATTGGTCGGTTAGACACCGTGCGTTTGGCTTCTATTGCCATTGGCGCGGATGTCGATAATGATTTCCAGAAAACGCTCAGCCAGTATGCTCCTTTTCAGACGCTGGTCTATCCCAACAAGCTCGTTTCGGAAACGGAACTGAACGATGCGCTGGCTCAGGTCAGTACGGCCAATACCGTAGTCGTCAGTTTCCACAAAATGAGTGAGTCGGCTGTCCGGAAATTTGGCATCACAAAGACATCCTTTGATCTGGTAACCCGCCTGAAACAACGGGGCGCTAAAGTCATTGTTACCGTTTTTGGTTCACCCTACAGTCTTACCCAGTTTTCCGATGCAGATGCCCTGGTGTGTGCGTATCAGGAAATGGACGAGATGCAGCGCGTTGTTCCGCAAATTATCTTTGGTGCCTTAGGTTCGCGTGGGATGTTACCCATCTCAACGGGCGACCTGAAGGTAGGACTTGGTGAAATGCTGAATCCTGAAGGTCGGCTATCTGCCGGTTCGCCGGAGAGTGTGGGCATGAAATCGGCTACGCTGGCCAAGATCGACGCTATCGCGCAAAGTGCGGTTCGGGATCGTGTCGTTCCGGGTTGCGAAATTCTGGTTGCCCGAAAAGGTAAAGTTGTCTACAGCAAAAACTTCGGCGCGTTGACCTACAGTCCCGGTGCCGAAAAGGTAACCGACGAAACCCTGTACGATCTGGCATCGCTTACCAAGGTACTGGCAACGCTCCAGAGCGTCATGGTCCTCTACGACCGGAAGCAGATCGATCTGAGCCAGAAGGCTTCGTTTTATCTGCCCGAACTGAGAGGAACCAACAAACAGAATATTGTTATTCAGGATCTGCTGTGGCATCAGTCCGGGATGGTGTCGTTTTATCCGACGACCTGGGATCGGACGCGAACACCGGGTGGTGGCCTGAAAGCGGACTATTATAGTGCCACGCACGATACATTGCATACGCTGCAAATAGCACCGACGCTCTGGGCTACACCGGCCCTTAAAGATTCGGTCTGGAAATGGGTCATTCAATCGCCGATGTCGCGCAAGATGGACGAGTCTGGCAAACCGGCCTACGTATACAGCGATCTAAATTTTCTGACGTTACAAAAGATCGTTGAGCGTGTCAGTAAACAGTCTCTTGATGTGTTCGTCACGGAGAACGTGTACAAACCATTGGGTCTTCATCAACTTGGTTTTACTCCCCTTCAGCGGCTAAAGAATCCGCATTGTGCGCCAACGGAGCAGGATACGTACTACAGAAATCAGTTGCTGGTGGGTACGGTGCACGACCAGATGGCCGCTGTTCAGGGTGGTATTTCGGGCCACGCCGGGCTTTTCGGGAACGCCCACGATATTGCGACGCTGCTTCAGATGAACTTACAGAAAGGCGCTTATGGCGGTGAGCGGATTTTTCAACCAATGACGGTTCCATATTTTACGCAAACGCTGAGTAACCGCAGCCATCGGTCATTGGGTTGGGATAAGCCCAATCCGGAGAGCTCCAGCAGCGTTTATCTGGCCGAACAGGCTTCGGCCAGGTCATTTGGCCATACCGGTTTCACGGGTAATATGGTCTGGGTCGATCCCGATCAGGAACTGGTGTTTGTGTTCTTGTCCAACCGAATCTACCCAACGGCGGGCAATAACACAATCAACACAACCAAACTGCGTCGGCGTATTCACGAGCTGATCTATAGTGCTGTTCAATAG
- a CDS encoding nucleoside deaminase, whose translation MFSDEYFMDIALGLAEEAAEDGEIPVGAVVVCQNRIIAKGRNQTEQLTDVTAHAELMAITAAAQYLGAKYLSDCTLYVTLEPCVMCAGALFWAQVGRLVIGAPDAKRGYSRINPSLLHPKTRLETGILASESQALLAKFFRRLRT comes from the coding sequence ATGTTTTCCGACGAATACTTCATGGACATTGCACTCGGACTCGCCGAAGAAGCGGCAGAGGACGGTGAAATTCCCGTTGGCGCGGTGGTCGTCTGTCAGAATCGGATCATCGCCAAAGGGCGTAACCAGACTGAGCAGCTTACCGATGTTACAGCCCATGCCGAGCTGATGGCCATCACGGCTGCCGCGCAGTATTTGGGGGCCAAATACCTCAGCGATTGCACCCTTTACGTAACACTGGAACCCTGCGTGATGTGCGCAGGTGCCCTATTCTGGGCGCAGGTTGGCCGGCTGGTCATTGGCGCACCGGACGCGAAGCGAGGCTACAGCCGGATTAATCCGTCCCTTCTCCATCCAAAAACACGGCTCGAAACAGGTATCCTTGCCAGCGAAAGTCAGGCCTTACTGGCTAAGTTTTTTCGACGCTTAAGAACATAA
- a CDS encoding YheT family hydrolase: MPLLNSSYSGSPAYLYNGHLQTIVPGLMRKVTGVAYERERLTLSDDDFLDLDWLDTGSKRLVILTHGLEGDSRRQYILGTARLFSQQGFDVLAWNCRSCSGEMNRAFRLYNHGEIGDIAEVIAHALRTKPYEEVVLVGYSMGGNIILKYLGVHGKQRPDAVKRGIAISAPTDLGASASLLDQPSNRFYRNRFMKKLVSKLSQKADRFPGRLDMTKLSQVKQWRDFDDFFSAPVNGYRDAGDFYDQASAVHFMPNIAVPTLLLNAKNDPLLSPECSPGWLAESHPLVFLETPATGGHVGFMVARDPYTYAERRALAFAQGIIGQ; the protein is encoded by the coding sequence ATGCCACTGCTAAATTCATCGTACTCGGGTTCACCGGCTTACCTCTACAATGGTCATCTGCAAACGATCGTCCCCGGTTTGATGCGTAAGGTAACGGGTGTCGCCTACGAACGCGAACGGTTGACCCTATCAGATGACGATTTTCTGGACCTCGACTGGCTCGATACGGGCAGTAAGCGGCTGGTTATTCTGACGCACGGGCTGGAAGGTGATAGTCGACGGCAATACATTCTTGGCACCGCCCGGCTTTTTTCGCAACAAGGTTTCGATGTGCTGGCCTGGAACTGCCGGTCGTGTAGCGGGGAAATGAACCGCGCATTCCGGCTTTACAATCATGGGGAAATCGGGGATATTGCCGAGGTCATTGCCCATGCGCTACGTACGAAGCCGTATGAAGAGGTCGTGCTGGTGGGGTATAGCATGGGCGGCAATATCATTCTAAAGTACCTCGGTGTTCATGGAAAACAACGCCCGGATGCGGTCAAACGCGGTATTGCGATCTCAGCCCCGACAGACTTAGGAGCCAGTGCTTCGCTGCTCGACCAACCGTCGAATCGGTTCTATCGCAATCGATTCATGAAAAAACTGGTCAGTAAACTGAGCCAGAAAGCGGATCGATTTCCGGGGCGGCTGGATATGACGAAACTAAGTCAGGTGAAGCAGTGGCGCGATTTCGATGATTTTTTTTCAGCCCCGGTCAATGGTTACCGAGATGCCGGGGACTTCTACGATCAGGCATCCGCTGTCCATTTTATGCCGAATATTGCGGTACCTACCTTGTTGCTCAACGCAAAGAACGACCCCCTGTTGTCGCCGGAGTGTTCGCCGGGCTGGCTTGCCGAATCGCACCCGCTTGTCTTTCTGGAAACACCAGCAACCGGAGGTCACGTTGGGTTCATGGTTGCCCGCGATCCATACACCTATGCCGAACGGCGGGCGCTGGCCTTCGCGCAGGGTATCATCGGTCAGTAG
- a CDS encoding Ig-like domain-containing protein, with product MAQTIATNSLSVSIVCTGSSRTLSIPFSTTGTFASGNVFIAQLSDVNGTFSGTVATIGTLAATPSGTYTGAISASIPTTLTASANYRIRIIASAPARTSTNTQSFVIQPTPGLPSVTVPSPYCASDLAKPLTATATTGGTLNWYGTNASGLPTTTTSTPDTKLIGTTPYYVSQTVNGCISEKAAIPVVVNSRPSVPVITNKSYCVGDVASALSATGISGATLNWYGSPVSGTALSTAPTPGVAVAGSTAYYVSQTINGCESSRATLVVSVNTRPAAPRTVTPTPICQGATTPALTATALFGATLRWWGTSSSGGSFSTTSPTPTTQTSATYYVSQVLNNCESPRSAIAVTINPTPAVPAVVSSLSYCQNITANPLSATASSNATLNWYGANQTGGTASSTATTPGTGTSGTTMYYVSQTSGNCESQRASISIQVRPSPTAPTVTSPVIYCQNRQATPLTASPTAGGTLVWYGTNATGGTASATAPTPTLTATGSTTYYASQTLGGCEGPRVGFVVTVNPTPAAPSVANLSYCQAQKDQPAQAIPALTATGQNLRWYNPDGNTYASAPTPPISQSGTFSVQVTQTVNNCESDKATIQVAVQSVAAPTVPKSVVTYCVDGKSVPLEATGQSGNILHWVDPYGRDMTSAPTPPTLNVNVQPGGDSYYVYQVSPTGCYSARSTIRVIVNAIPTLSLTGSTAIYLGQKAPLRLTFTANPPFSYTITGGYTGLSNTTDTTIFVLPRGATTTYQVSAVTNSCGLGLPGNPATAIVTAQVPTITTSAVNATTLCAGTSLAVPFTTTGIFINGNAFKAELISVADTSKRYEISSGTAASPITATVSGTLASGRYYIRVSGSNPDIGILGSISPTILTIRSKPTATLTGNQSVNLGAPAKLTIAFGGDSPWAVTYADSVQSYSASTSVNPYMVEVRPTRTTTYKLVSVSNGCGSGTISGTATINVMTVLGVEDTTLDPLVQVYPIPTATTVMVDIDLPLTRDQAVLSITTMRGLPIRQLTTRTHHTEIDLSNQPAGIYLLRIQIGDRQSVRKIVKQ from the coding sequence ATGGCTCAGACGATCGCGACGAATAGCTTGTCTGTCAGCATAGTATGTACCGGATCGAGTCGTACGCTATCCATTCCGTTTTCAACCACAGGTACCTTCGCGTCGGGGAATGTATTCATTGCGCAACTCTCGGATGTCAACGGCACATTTTCCGGCACGGTCGCTACCATTGGTACATTAGCGGCCACTCCTTCCGGCACGTACACAGGTGCCATCAGCGCGAGTATACCAACAACGCTGACCGCCAGTGCCAATTACCGAATCAGGATTATTGCCAGTGCCCCCGCCCGGACCAGTACGAACACACAATCGTTTGTTATTCAACCGACACCCGGCCTACCCAGCGTAACCGTCCCGTCGCCCTATTGTGCCAGCGACCTTGCCAAACCATTGACCGCCACAGCCACAACGGGGGGGACGCTGAACTGGTACGGAACAAACGCGTCCGGTCTACCCACAACGACAACCTCAACACCTGATACCAAGCTTATCGGAACGACTCCGTATTACGTCAGCCAAACCGTCAATGGGTGCATCAGCGAAAAGGCCGCCATCCCGGTCGTTGTGAATAGTCGGCCAAGTGTTCCGGTGATCACGAACAAATCGTATTGCGTAGGCGACGTCGCCAGCGCCTTATCTGCAACGGGAATTTCCGGAGCAACCTTAAACTGGTATGGTAGTCCAGTTAGCGGAACTGCCTTGTCTACTGCACCGACGCCCGGTGTCGCTGTTGCTGGCTCTACGGCCTATTATGTCAGCCAGACGATCAATGGGTGCGAAAGCAGCCGTGCCACGCTTGTTGTCTCGGTCAATACCAGACCAGCAGCCCCCCGAACCGTTACCCCGACGCCCATTTGCCAGGGAGCCACGACGCCAGCCCTAACCGCAACAGCCTTGTTCGGAGCCACTCTGCGGTGGTGGGGAACGAGTTCCAGCGGGGGTTCCTTCTCAACGACCTCGCCCACTCCTACCACGCAGACCAGCGCGACGTATTACGTAAGTCAGGTATTGAACAACTGCGAAAGCCCCCGGTCTGCCATCGCGGTAACCATAAACCCAACGCCAGCCGTGCCGGCGGTTGTATCATCGCTTAGCTACTGCCAGAATATAACCGCCAATCCGCTATCGGCGACCGCTTCGTCCAACGCGACCCTGAACTGGTACGGCGCCAATCAGACCGGAGGCACGGCATCGTCTACTGCAACAACGCCCGGCACTGGCACCAGCGGAACGACGATGTATTACGTCAGTCAGACGAGCGGTAACTGTGAAAGTCAGCGAGCCAGTATTTCCATCCAGGTCAGACCGAGCCCGACGGCACCAACAGTCACGAGTCCGGTTATCTACTGTCAAAACCGACAGGCAACCCCGTTGACGGCCTCGCCGACAGCGGGTGGCACACTAGTCTGGTATGGCACGAATGCAACCGGCGGGACAGCATCGGCCACCGCGCCAACACCTACGCTCACGGCTACAGGTTCGACCACGTATTATGCGAGTCAGACTCTTGGCGGTTGCGAAGGGCCCCGCGTCGGTTTTGTTGTCACGGTTAACCCCACGCCGGCAGCACCGAGTGTCGCTAATCTAAGCTATTGTCAGGCGCAGAAAGACCAGCCCGCTCAGGCAATACCCGCTTTGACAGCAACCGGTCAGAACCTTCGTTGGTACAATCCAGACGGAAATACGTATGCCAGTGCCCCGACACCACCTATATCGCAAAGTGGGACCTTTAGTGTTCAGGTCACACAAACGGTAAACAACTGTGAAAGCGATAAAGCCACGATTCAGGTTGCCGTGCAGTCAGTAGCCGCCCCGACAGTGCCTAAATCGGTAGTCACCTATTGTGTCGACGGAAAATCAGTTCCTCTGGAAGCTACCGGCCAATCGGGTAATATCCTGCACTGGGTTGATCCCTATGGGCGTGATATGACGAGTGCCCCAACACCGCCAACCCTGAACGTAAACGTGCAGCCGGGCGGTGACAGCTACTACGTGTATCAAGTCAGTCCCACGGGTTGTTACAGTGCGCGGTCAACGATACGAGTCATCGTGAATGCTATACCGACATTATCGTTGACGGGCTCGACTGCTATTTATCTAGGACAGAAGGCTCCCCTGCGGTTAACATTCACGGCTAATCCACCGTTCAGCTACACCATAACAGGTGGTTATACCGGACTATCGAACACAACGGATACAACCATTTTCGTCTTGCCCCGAGGGGCCACAACCACCTATCAGGTCAGTGCCGTAACGAACAGTTGTGGACTGGGTCTTCCCGGAAATCCGGCCACAGCTATAGTCACCGCTCAGGTACCGACAATCACGACCAGCGCCGTCAACGCGACTACTTTGTGCGCAGGAACATCGCTGGCTGTCCCTTTCACAACAACCGGTATTTTTATCAACGGTAACGCCTTTAAGGCGGAGTTGATAAGCGTTGCTGATACGAGCAAAAGATATGAGATCTCTTCCGGCACAGCGGCTAGTCCTATCACGGCAACGGTGTCGGGCACACTGGCTTCGGGTCGGTATTACATTCGGGTCAGCGGATCGAATCCAGACATTGGTATTTTGGGATCGATCAGCCCAACGATCCTCACAATACGATCAAAACCAACCGCCACGTTGACCGGCAATCAATCCGTAAACCTGGGCGCCCCCGCTAAGTTAACCATCGCATTCGGTGGCGATAGCCCCTGGGCGGTCACCTACGCGGACAGCGTTCAGTCTTATTCAGCCTCTACGTCGGTCAACCCTTACATGGTGGAGGTACGGCCTACCCGCACCACAACTTACAAGCTGGTTAGTGTAAGCAACGGTTGCGGTTCAGGAACCATTTCGGGTACGGCAACTATAAACGTTATGACCGTATTGGGCGTTGAGGATACGACACTCGACCCGCTGGTTCAGGTCTACCCGATTCCAACAGCGACGACAGTGATGGTGGACATTGACCTGCCGTTAACCCGTGATCAGGCAGTGTTGTCCATAACGACTATGCGCGGGCTACCCATTCGTCAGCTAACGACTCGTACGCATCACACGGAGATCGACCTCAGCAACCAACCGGCTGGTATCTATTTGCTCCGTATCCAGATCGGTGACCGACAATCCGTTCGAAAAATCGTCAAGCAATAA